Proteins encoded within one genomic window of Alcanivorax sp. REN37:
- a CDS encoding CBS domain-containing protein, producing the protein MAGWLVEDIMTRQPQSVPEGTGLTEVVALLLRYRLLGMPVVCADGKVVGFVSEQDCLRTLLMASYFCEGGERVENVMHRSPLTLKPDAQVLDVAALMLHQKPKIYPVVDDQGLLLGVLHRHQVLAALNQQLQNCDPAP; encoded by the coding sequence ATGGCGGGATGGTTGGTCGAGGACATCATGACGCGGCAACCGCAGTCGGTGCCGGAAGGCACTGGGCTGACCGAGGTGGTGGCGCTGCTGCTGCGCTACCGATTGTTGGGCATGCCAGTGGTGTGTGCTGATGGCAAGGTGGTGGGCTTCGTCTCCGAGCAGGACTGCCTGCGCACGCTACTGATGGCCAGCTACTTCTGCGAAGGTGGTGAGCGGGTCGAAAACGTTATGCACCGCTCGCCGTTGACGCTGAAGCCAGATGCCCAGGTGCTGGATGTGGCGGCGCTGATGCTGCACCAGAAACCCAAAATCTATCCGGTAGTAGACGACCAAGGCCTGTTGCTGGGTGTGCTCCACCGGCACCAGGTATTGGCGGCATTGAACCAGCAATTGCAGAACTGTGATCCGGCTCCATGA
- a CDS encoding Mpo1 family 2-hydroxy fatty acid dioxygenase, giving the protein MRSLQQFLADYGESHQHPVNQWVHFICVPAIFISTLALFWLIPVGSWLGLDGGAAYWINGATVAGVLAAIVYARLSFGTLVLMIGWFALSVVLIRLVEASPLSLLWTAVVVWLAAWVVQIWGHKVEGKKPSFVDDLVFLLIGPIFVSVEIAERLRPAR; this is encoded by the coding sequence ATGCGCAGTTTGCAGCAATTCTTGGCCGATTACGGCGAGAGCCATCAGCACCCGGTCAACCAATGGGTTCACTTCATTTGCGTTCCTGCCATTTTCATTTCCACTTTGGCGTTGTTTTGGCTGATTCCGGTCGGCAGCTGGCTGGGGCTGGACGGCGGTGCAGCGTATTGGATCAATGGCGCCACCGTCGCCGGCGTCCTCGCGGCCATCGTTTATGCAAGGCTGTCATTCGGCACGCTGGTGTTGATGATCGGCTGGTTCGCGTTGTCGGTGGTGCTGATCCGGTTGGTGGAAGCCAGTCCTTTGTCATTGCTGTGGACGGCGGTGGTGGTCTGGTTGGCGGCGTGGGTGGTGCAGATCTGGGGACACAAGGTGGAAGGCAAAAAGCCGTCGTTCGTTGACGATCTGGTGTTTCTGTTGATCGGTCCGATCTTTGTCAGCGTGGAAATCGCCGAACGTTTGCGTCCCGCCCGCTAA
- a CDS encoding bifunctional O-acetylhomoserine aminocarboxypropyltransferase/cysteine synthase: MKRETIAIHGGFAGDPETHAVAVPVYQTTSYYFDNTQHGADLFDLKVPGNIYSRIMNPTNAVLEQRVAELEGGIGALAMASGMAAITAAIQTLARVGDNVVSVSQLYGGTYNLFAHTLPTLGIEVRFADGNDPAAIGALIDDRTKAVFCESIGNPAGNIVDLQALADVAHAHGVPVIVDNTVATPVLCRPFEHGADIVVHSLTKYMGGHGTSIAGAIVDSGKFPWKDNPRFPHFNQPDPSYHGVIYTEALGEAAFIGRARVVPLRNMGAALSPFNAFLILQGIETLSLRMERHCENAQKVAEFLQQHPKVDWVNYAGLPDSRFHELAKRYMGGQPAAILSFGVKGGREAGARFIDALQLIKRLVNIGDAKSLACHPATTTHRQLSDDELKAAGVSADLVRLSIGIEHIDDILDDVRQALDAV; this comes from the coding sequence ATGAAACGTGAAACCATTGCCATCCACGGCGGCTTCGCCGGTGATCCGGAAACCCACGCCGTGGCGGTGCCGGTCTACCAGACCACCAGCTACTACTTCGACAACACTCAGCACGGCGCTGACCTGTTCGACCTGAAAGTGCCGGGCAACATTTACTCGCGCATCATGAACCCCACCAACGCGGTGCTGGAGCAGCGCGTGGCGGAGCTTGAAGGTGGCATCGGCGCGTTGGCCATGGCCTCCGGCATGGCCGCGATCACGGCCGCCATTCAGACCCTGGCTCGGGTCGGCGACAACGTGGTGTCGGTGAGCCAGCTCTACGGCGGCACTTACAACCTGTTTGCCCACACGCTGCCGACGCTGGGTATTGAAGTGCGTTTTGCCGACGGCAATGATCCGGCCGCCATCGGTGCCCTGATCGACGACCGCACCAAGGCGGTATTTTGCGAGTCCATCGGCAACCCGGCGGGCAACATTGTTGACCTGCAAGCGCTGGCGGACGTGGCCCACGCGCATGGTGTGCCGGTGATCGTCGACAACACCGTGGCGACGCCAGTGCTGTGCCGTCCGTTCGAGCACGGCGCGGACATCGTGGTGCACTCGCTGACCAAATACATGGGCGGTCATGGTACTTCCATAGCCGGCGCCATCGTCGATTCCGGTAAATTCCCGTGGAAAGACAACCCGCGCTTCCCGCATTTCAACCAGCCGGATCCGTCCTATCACGGCGTGATCTACACCGAAGCGTTGGGTGAAGCGGCCTTCATCGGTCGTGCACGCGTGGTACCGCTGCGCAACATGGGCGCTGCGCTGTCGCCGTTCAACGCGTTCCTGATCCTGCAGGGCATTGAAACGCTGTCGCTACGCATGGAGCGCCATTGCGAGAACGCGCAGAAAGTGGCGGAGTTCCTACAGCAGCATCCGAAAGTGGACTGGGTTAATTACGCCGGTCTTCCGGACAGCCGTTTCCACGAACTGGCTAAGCGTTATATGGGTGGCCAGCCGGCGGCGATCCTGAGCTTTGGTGTGAAGGGCGGCCGCGAAGCTGGCGCCCGCTTCATCGACGCGCTGCAGCTGATCAAGCGGCTGGTGAATATTGGCGATGCCAAGTCACTGGCGTGCCATCCGGCCACCACCACCCACCGCCAGCTGTCTGACGACGAGCTGAAAGCGGCCGGTGTGAGCGCCGACCTGGTGCGGCTGTCGATCGGTATTGAGCATATCGACGATATCCTCGACGACGTGCGCCAGGCACTTGATGCGGTCTGA
- a CDS encoding response regulator transcription factor produces the protein MRIAYLEDDQAQAELIQHWLTEAGHTCNHCASGREFMVLMRRETFDLLLLDWEVPDFSGLSVLEELRQSGNAVPVLFATQRDDEASVVGALSAGADDYMVKPVRQSELLARITALGRRSGVGEVVPQTEQVVGPWVVDRVRRTITLDGAPVKLTDKDFELASYLFQNIGKLMSRAHLLEKVWGIMSAIESRTVDVHISRIRRSLEIRPERGYRIKTIYQHGYRLEPVDEQGGAA, from the coding sequence TTGCGTATTGCCTACTTGGAAGATGATCAGGCACAAGCAGAGCTGATCCAGCATTGGCTCACCGAAGCGGGGCACACCTGTAACCACTGTGCCAGTGGCCGCGAGTTCATGGTGCTGATGCGCCGCGAGACCTTCGACCTGTTGCTGCTGGACTGGGAAGTGCCGGACTTTTCCGGTCTGTCGGTGCTTGAAGAGCTGCGCCAGAGCGGCAATGCCGTGCCGGTGCTGTTCGCGACCCAGCGTGACGACGAAGCCTCAGTAGTGGGCGCGCTGTCTGCCGGTGCGGACGACTATATGGTGAAGCCGGTGCGCCAGTCTGAACTGCTGGCCCGCATTACCGCGCTCGGCCGCCGCTCCGGCGTCGGCGAGGTAGTCCCGCAAACTGAGCAGGTAGTCGGCCCGTGGGTGGTGGATCGTGTACGCCGTACCATCACGCTCGACGGTGCACCGGTGAAACTGACCGACAAAGATTTCGAGCTCGCCAGCTATCTGTTCCAGAACATCGGCAAACTGATGTCCCGCGCGCACCTGCTGGAAAAGGTGTGGGGCATCATGTCCGCGATCGAATCGCGCACCGTGGACGTGCATATCAGCCGCATCCGGCGCAGTCTGGAAATCCGGCCGGAGCGGGGCTACCGCATCAAGACCATTTACCAACACGGTTACCGCCTTGAGCCGGTGGACGAGCAGGGAGGGGCCGCATGA
- a CDS encoding CHASE2 domain-containing protein has product MKRETSRRYYLEHLAVLLVVAGLCIVLLHTGAWMSLSRYFYDNMLKLLPEPTVADITIVTIDEPSLQEIGRWPWDRSVHAQLVRALDDLGARAIVLDLIFSEPDRVRPESDAALVAAMARHGSVFLPVHVSEGDGGANLKEVMPHSSFARAAAGMGHVDVELDEDGVVRGLYMRSGVGQPWWPHLSLALLDHEDPRALPLYPARQAYAARSGVVRQYYRMVPFSQKGEGFRRVSVLDVLYGRAAASDIKDKIVFVGASAQGLGDVLPTPLSGRRGLLPGVELNASVFAALREHRLLRPLPTPWVWGLSLALALIAPTVLPFVAPRWSIPVVGGAVLGVLLFSYTMLYWRQLWFPVGPAMIGALMAYPLWTWRRLEYSIGYMRAALERQSLHDDLNQRLVQQARLDDFLVWLEQVMPVTAWRIRPAVPGVPNRLARSEGGAAVPERSWQGTRGRHYSMIHDHQRYELSLVWNEGAPTPAQEQWVRAMIARSDALPDHADNHYDVVESHIERMAAQEVQQQALTRFFEASLEQLRDGIAIADACGCLLFLNTQAQEWLGLTQRRVAQLSLLDIGRELVLSEDFNWRAILCDALSSGRAQLECRSRGGLDLYVDVLRIRAGQHPGEVLIVTLKDISEVKNAIRARGEMMDFLSHDLRSPMVSLLALAEQSRKAPLEPGQFLEQTEYYARRSLNFAEQFLQLARAESVQQEDFVLLDMLPVVESAIEQVNAQAVQRQIRVEFEYDLAEEVWVNGNHELLERGMVNLLTNAVKYSGAGRDVSVKLYCAGQRVHCRVQDHGVGIEPDFLQHLFKAYSRARSAGGARTRGAGLGLRFVKVVAERHGGEVQVSSVLGEGSVFTLSLPRTALS; this is encoded by the coding sequence GTGAAACGCGAGACATCCCGGCGTTATTACCTTGAGCACCTGGCGGTGCTGCTGGTGGTGGCAGGACTATGCATTGTCCTGCTGCACACCGGCGCGTGGATGTCGCTCAGCCGTTATTTCTACGACAACATGCTCAAGCTGCTGCCGGAACCGACGGTGGCAGATATCACCATCGTCACCATCGACGAGCCCAGCTTGCAGGAAATCGGCCGCTGGCCGTGGGATCGCAGCGTCCATGCCCAGTTGGTGCGGGCCTTGGATGATCTCGGTGCCCGCGCCATCGTGCTCGACCTGATCTTCTCCGAACCCGACCGGGTACGACCGGAATCCGACGCTGCCTTGGTGGCCGCCATGGCTCGCCACGGCTCGGTGTTCTTGCCGGTGCATGTGTCCGAAGGCGACGGCGGTGCCAACCTCAAGGAGGTGATGCCGCACAGCTCCTTTGCGCGCGCCGCCGCCGGCATGGGTCACGTGGACGTGGAACTCGACGAAGACGGTGTGGTGCGCGGTCTGTACATGCGCTCCGGCGTCGGCCAGCCCTGGTGGCCGCACCTGTCGTTGGCTCTGCTCGACCACGAGGATCCGCGCGCGCTGCCGTTGTACCCAGCGCGGCAGGCTTATGCCGCCCGCAGCGGTGTGGTGCGGCAGTATTACCGCATGGTGCCGTTCTCGCAGAAGGGCGAGGGTTTCCGCCGGGTGTCGGTGCTGGATGTCCTCTACGGCCGCGCTGCGGCGTCTGATATCAAAGACAAGATTGTGTTTGTCGGCGCCTCCGCCCAAGGGCTGGGAGACGTATTGCCGACGCCGCTGTCTGGCCGACGTGGGTTGCTGCCAGGAGTGGAGTTGAACGCGTCCGTGTTTGCGGCACTGCGCGAGCACCGTTTGCTGCGGCCATTACCGACCCCCTGGGTATGGGGGCTGTCGTTAGCGCTGGCATTGATTGCGCCCACGGTGCTGCCGTTCGTGGCGCCGCGCTGGTCGATTCCGGTGGTCGGCGGGGCGGTGCTCGGGGTGCTGCTATTCAGTTACACCATGCTGTATTGGCGTCAATTGTGGTTCCCGGTGGGGCCGGCGATGATCGGTGCGTTGATGGCCTACCCGCTTTGGACTTGGCGGCGGCTAGAGTACTCGATCGGCTACATGCGTGCGGCGCTGGAGCGTCAGTCGCTGCACGACGACCTCAACCAGCGGTTGGTGCAACAGGCGCGGTTGGATGACTTCCTGGTGTGGTTGGAGCAGGTGATGCCGGTGACCGCTTGGCGCATTCGTCCAGCGGTGCCGGGGGTGCCGAACCGGCTCGCGCGCAGTGAGGGTGGCGCGGCCGTGCCGGAGCGCAGCTGGCAGGGCACCCGCGGTCGCCACTACAGCATGATTCATGACCATCAGCGCTACGAGCTGTCGCTGGTCTGGAACGAAGGCGCGCCGACCCCGGCTCAGGAACAATGGGTGCGCGCCATGATTGCGCGTAGCGACGCGTTGCCAGACCACGCCGACAACCACTATGACGTGGTGGAAAGTCATATCGAGCGGATGGCGGCGCAGGAGGTGCAGCAGCAAGCGCTGACGCGCTTCTTCGAAGCTAGCTTGGAGCAGTTGCGCGACGGCATTGCGATTGCCGATGCCTGCGGCTGCCTGCTGTTCCTCAATACCCAGGCGCAAGAATGGCTGGGACTGACCCAGCGTCGGGTGGCGCAGCTGTCGCTGTTGGATATCGGCCGCGAGCTGGTGCTGTCGGAGGATTTCAATTGGCGCGCCATTCTTTGCGATGCGTTGTCCAGCGGCCGCGCCCAACTGGAGTGTCGCAGTCGTGGCGGGCTCGATCTGTATGTGGATGTGCTGCGCATTCGTGCTGGCCAGCATCCCGGCGAAGTACTGATCGTCACGCTGAAAGACATCAGTGAAGTGAAGAACGCCATCCGCGCCCGTGGCGAGATGATGGACTTCCTGTCGCACGACTTGCGCAGCCCGATGGTGTCGCTGTTGGCGCTGGCGGAGCAGTCGCGCAAGGCGCCGCTGGAGCCGGGTCAGTTCCTTGAGCAGACTGAGTATTACGCCCGCCGCAGCCTGAACTTTGCCGAGCAATTCCTGCAATTGGCCCGCGCCGAGTCGGTGCAGCAGGAGGACTTCGTGCTGCTGGATATGCTGCCGGTGGTGGAAAGTGCTATTGAGCAGGTTAACGCTCAGGCGGTGCAGCGGCAGATCCGGGTGGAGTTCGAATACGACCTTGCCGAAGAAGTGTGGGTGAACGGTAACCACGAGTTGCTTGAGCGCGGCATGGTCAACTTGCTGACCAATGCGGTGAAGTACTCTGGTGCCGGCCGCGACGTCAGTGTAAAGCTCTACTGCGCCGGCCAGCGCGTGCATTGCCGGGTGCAGGACCACGGCGTGGGTATCGAGCCGGACTTCCTCCAGCATCTGTTCAAGGCCTATTCCCGTGCCCGCAGCGCCGGCGGTGCCCGTACTCGCGGTGCCGGATTGGGGCTGCGTTTCGTCAAGGTGGTGGCCGAGCGCCATGGTGGCGAAGTGCAGGTCAGCAGTGTGCTGGGCGAGGGCAGTGTATTCACCCTCAGTCTGCCGCGTACGGCACTTTCGTAG
- a CDS encoding c-type cytochrome, producing MNKFIVAIAAALALLVFGSSATANSGSPFAASERSVFSDRAIAERIKPSGTVCVEGDNCGVATVADAGNKEPRSGEAVFNSSCTACHSTGAAGAPRMGNAGEWASHIAKGIDTLYKHSIEGFNAMPPKGLCMDCSDEELHAAVDYMVSKSK from the coding sequence GTGAACAAATTCATTGTTGCCATTGCTGCCGCACTGGCTCTGCTGGTCTTCGGCTCGTCCGCGACCGCCAACTCCGGTTCCCCGTTTGCCGCCAGTGAGCGCTCTGTTTTCAGCGATCGCGCCATCGCCGAACGCATCAAGCCGTCCGGCACGGTGTGTGTGGAAGGCGACAATTGTGGCGTGGCCACGGTAGCCGACGCCGGCAACAAGGAGCCGCGCTCCGGTGAGGCGGTGTTCAACAGCTCCTGCACCGCCTGCCACTCCACTGGCGCCGCGGGTGCGCCGCGCATGGGCAACGCCGGTGAGTGGGCGTCGCACATCGCTAAGGGCATCGACACGCTCTACAAGCACTCCATCGAAGGCTTTAATGCCATGCCGCCGAAAGGTCTGTGCATGGACTGCTCTGACGAAGAGCTGCATGCCGCCGTCGATTACATGGTTTCCAAGTCTAAGTAA
- the rep gene encoding DNA helicase Rep translates to MNNLNPRQQEAVMYTQGPLLVLAGAGSGKTSVITRKIAWLIEHHQISARHIAAVTFTNKAAREMKERIGTLVSRSASRGLIVSTFHNLGLRILKSDLALCGLRSGFSILDQADGRELLKELLHQGDSERDLDAVDFILHRISSWKNDLVSPEQALSLAQTDDEQRAAISYSRYNRMLRACNAVDFDDLIFLPVTLLRDHPSALEKWRNRIRYLLVDEYQDTNSAQYELVRLLVEPLGRFTVVGDDDQSIYAWRGARPENLAQLQQDWPHLNIVKLEQNYRSSGRILKAANAVIANNPHVFEKTLWSDYGYGEPIRVVALADEEAETEWIATDIFHQRLQRGLRWKDFAVLYRGNFQSRALETKLQTMQIPYKVSGGRSFFSHTEVKDLMCYLRLLVNPDDDNAFLRIINTPRREIGSATLEKLAGWAAKRGQGLYHVCDDMALDSVLPARGAERLREFKQWMDQKRELSQRDHSTQAVRELISELNYEGWVRQNASSPRIGDRRVENVWTLVGSLERMMERDEEDRDLASTIARLVLIDMLEQQDNEDDTDRVQLLTLHAAKGLEYPHVYLMGIEEELLPHRASIEDDNIVEERRLMYVGITRAKANLTLTHALTRKQFGERVGTVPSRFIEEMPQDDLQFHGEGAVHDPDQADAIAQNSLAGLRALLGD, encoded by the coding sequence GTGAACAACCTCAATCCGCGCCAGCAAGAAGCCGTGATGTACACCCAGGGGCCCCTGCTGGTGCTGGCCGGCGCTGGCTCCGGCAAAACCAGCGTCATCACCCGCAAGATTGCCTGGCTGATCGAGCATCACCAGATCAGCGCCCGCCACATCGCGGCGGTCACCTTCACCAACAAGGCGGCGCGGGAAATGAAGGAACGCATCGGCACTCTGGTGTCGCGCAGCGCCTCGCGCGGCCTGATCGTGTCGACCTTCCACAACCTTGGCTTGCGTATCCTCAAGTCCGATTTGGCACTGTGCGGTTTGCGCAGCGGCTTCTCGATCCTCGACCAGGCCGATGGCCGCGAGTTGCTGAAGGAGCTGCTGCACCAAGGCGACAGTGAGCGCGATCTCGACGCGGTGGATTTCATCCTGCACCGCATCTCCTCATGGAAAAACGACTTGGTGTCACCGGAACAGGCACTGAGCTTGGCGCAGACCGACGACGAGCAACGCGCTGCTATCAGCTACAGCCGCTACAACCGCATGCTGCGCGCCTGCAACGCGGTGGACTTTGACGATCTGATCTTTCTGCCAGTAACGCTCTTGCGTGACCACCCCAGCGCGTTGGAAAAATGGCGTAACCGCATTCGCTACCTGCTGGTGGACGAATACCAAGACACTAACAGCGCCCAGTACGAGCTGGTGCGGCTGTTGGTAGAACCGCTCGGCCGCTTCACCGTGGTCGGCGACGACGATCAGTCGATCTACGCCTGGCGTGGCGCGCGGCCGGAAAACCTCGCCCAACTACAGCAGGACTGGCCGCATCTGAACATCGTCAAACTGGAGCAGAATTACCGCTCCTCCGGCCGCATCCTCAAAGCCGCCAACGCAGTGATCGCCAACAACCCGCATGTGTTCGAGAAAACGCTGTGGTCCGACTACGGCTACGGCGAGCCGATCCGGGTGGTAGCGCTGGCCGATGAGGAGGCGGAAACCGAGTGGATTGCCACCGATATTTTCCACCAGCGGCTACAGCGAGGCCTGCGTTGGAAGGATTTCGCGGTGCTCTACCGGGGCAATTTCCAGTCACGCGCGCTGGAGACCAAGCTGCAAACCATGCAGATCCCCTACAAGGTCTCTGGTGGACGCAGCTTCTTCTCGCACACCGAGGTGAAAGACCTGATGTGCTACCTGCGGCTGCTGGTGAACCCGGACGACGACAACGCATTCCTGCGTATTATCAACACGCCCCGGCGCGAGATCGGCTCGGCAACGCTGGAGAAGCTGGCCGGTTGGGCCGCCAAGCGCGGCCAAGGGCTCTATCACGTGTGCGACGACATGGCGCTCGACAGCGTGTTGCCGGCCCGTGGCGCCGAGCGGCTGCGCGAGTTCAAGCAGTGGATGGACCAGAAGCGCGAGCTGAGCCAGCGCGACCATTCCACCCAAGCCGTGCGTGAACTCATCAGCGAACTCAACTACGAAGGCTGGGTGCGCCAGAACGCCTCCAGTCCTCGTATTGGCGACCGCCGTGTGGAAAACGTTTGGACGCTGGTGGGCAGCTTGGAGCGGATGATGGAACGCGACGAAGAAGATCGCGACCTCGCCAGTACCATCGCGCGCCTGGTGTTGATCGACATGCTCGAACAACAGGATAACGAGGACGACACTGACCGCGTGCAGCTGCTGACACTGCACGCCGCCAAGGGGCTGGAGTACCCCCACGTCTACCTGATGGGCATTGAGGAAGAGCTGCTGCCGCACCGCGCCAGCATCGAGGACGACAATATCGTTGAAGAACGGCGTTTGATGTACGTGGGCATCACCCGCGCTAAAGCCAACCTGACGCTGACCCACGCGCTGACACGTAAGCAATTCGGGGAGCGGGTGGGCACAGTACCGAGTCGTTTCATCGAGGAGATGCCGCAGGACGACCTGCAATTCCACGGCGAGGGTGCAGTGCACGATCCGGACCAAGCTGACGCCATCGCGCAGAACAGCCTCGCCGGTTTGCGGGCGCTGTTGGGCGACTGA
- a CDS encoding SDR family NAD(P)-dependent oxidoreductase translates to MQDRFSMQGKRVLVTGASSGFGAHFAVTLAEAGADLVLAARRLERLEQTAAAVRAFGREALVLRMDVADPASVEQAFMRMPALDVVINNAGISRLGTTESLSEDDWDAVLDTNLKGVWAVSRAAIKAWRAADRPGNLVNVASVLALRVGNQLPAYAASKAAVVQFTRSVALDYARYNIRCNALCPGYFVTEINRDWLASEAGQRQISRVPFRRVGEMEDISGPLLLLASDASRFMSGVALPVDGGHLCSAL, encoded by the coding sequence ATGCAGGACCGCTTTTCCATGCAGGGCAAACGGGTGCTGGTGACCGGGGCGTCGTCCGGCTTCGGTGCCCATTTCGCGGTGACGTTGGCGGAAGCTGGCGCTGATCTGGTGCTGGCGGCACGGCGGTTGGAGCGACTTGAGCAAACCGCTGCTGCGGTGCGGGCGTTCGGTCGCGAAGCGCTGGTGCTGCGGATGGATGTGGCGGACCCCGCCAGCGTTGAGCAGGCGTTCATGCGTATGCCGGCGCTAGATGTAGTGATCAACAATGCCGGCATCAGCCGCCTTGGCACCACGGAGTCGCTCAGCGAAGACGACTGGGATGCGGTGCTGGACACCAATCTCAAAGGCGTGTGGGCGGTGAGCCGCGCGGCCATCAAAGCGTGGCGCGCAGCGGACCGCCCCGGCAACTTGGTCAACGTGGCATCGGTGTTAGCGCTGCGGGTCGGCAACCAGCTACCGGCCTATGCAGCCTCGAAGGCCGCGGTAGTGCAGTTCACCCGTTCAGTGGCGCTTGACTATGCGCGCTATAACATCCGCTGCAATGCGTTGTGTCCGGGCTACTTCGTAACCGAAATCAACCGTGATTGGCTGGCCTCAGAAGCCGGCCAGCGTCAGATCAGTCGGGTGCCGTTCCGCCGTGTTGGCGAGATGGAAGACATCAGCGGGCCGCTGTTGCTGCTGGCGTCTGATGCTTCACGGTTTATGAGTGGCGTGGCGTTGCCGGTGGATGGGGGCCACCTGTGCTCGGCACTCTGA
- a CDS encoding YifB family Mg chelatase-like AAA ATPase: MSSFSRILSRAELGLEAPEVVVETHLSGGLPGFHIVGLAETAVKESRDRVRSALLNSGFSFPQRRITVNLAPADLPKQGGCFDLAIATGILVASGQVPGTQLEHLELVGELALCGGLRPVRAPLPAVLACQRAGRKLVLPQGNAAEAALVPGVALMADCLRSLCAALAGQLTLTAPVASEPPQSPESPLCLSDIRGQSHAKQALEIAAAGGHSLLLCGPPGSGKSMLAQRLPGLLPPLTTAQAIEVAAVHGLRNPRPLAALHLPPFRAPHHSVSTVALAGGGAQPRPGEVSLSHHGVLFLDELPEFQRNTLETLREPLETGEIHLARAAYRTRLPAQFQLVAAMNPCPCGYLGDPQRACGDPCPRAARYQQKLSGPLLDRIDLMVGVSAVRPAELLSLPSGQSSTDIRERVMAARQRQWQRQPGLNRNLDHQALAPILHRHQDWLTPVGERLGLSARATHRLLRVARTVADLAAETEVNAQHLRTALAFRHWQG; the protein is encoded by the coding sequence ATGTCTTCGTTCTCCCGCATTCTCAGCCGTGCCGAACTTGGCCTTGAAGCCCCAGAAGTGGTGGTGGAAACCCATCTGTCCGGCGGCTTACCGGGCTTCCATATCGTCGGCCTCGCCGAAACCGCGGTAAAAGAAAGCCGCGACCGCGTACGCTCGGCCTTGCTCAATAGCGGTTTCAGTTTTCCGCAACGCCGCATCACCGTGAACTTGGCACCCGCCGACCTACCCAAGCAGGGAGGCTGTTTCGACCTGGCCATCGCCACCGGCATCCTCGTAGCCAGCGGCCAAGTGCCCGGCACCCAGTTAGAGCATTTAGAGTTGGTCGGTGAACTAGCGCTGTGCGGTGGTCTGCGCCCGGTGCGGGCGCCACTGCCGGCGGTGCTAGCCTGCCAACGGGCCGGCCGCAAACTGGTGCTACCCCAGGGCAATGCAGCCGAGGCAGCACTGGTACCGGGCGTGGCATTGATGGCGGACTGCCTGCGCAGTCTGTGTGCGGCGCTGGCCGGGCAGCTGACGCTCACAGCACCGGTGGCCAGCGAGCCGCCGCAGTCTCCCGAATCACCCCTGTGCCTGTCCGACATCCGCGGCCAATCCCATGCCAAACAAGCACTGGAGATCGCCGCCGCCGGCGGTCATTCACTACTGCTGTGCGGCCCGCCAGGCAGTGGCAAGAGCATGCTCGCGCAGCGGCTGCCTGGTCTGCTGCCGCCACTCACAACGGCACAGGCCATCGAGGTGGCCGCCGTGCATGGACTGCGCAATCCGCGCCCATTGGCCGCCCTCCACCTGCCTCCATTTCGCGCGCCACATCATTCAGTCAGCACGGTGGCGCTGGCAGGCGGCGGCGCGCAGCCGCGGCCCGGCGAGGTGTCCCTCAGCCATCACGGGGTGTTGTTCCTCGATGAGTTGCCGGAATTCCAGCGCAATACCCTGGAAACACTGCGTGAGCCGCTGGAGACCGGCGAAATCCATCTGGCACGGGCGGCTTACCGCACCCGGCTGCCGGCGCAGTTCCAGCTGGTGGCGGCGATGAATCCTTGCCCTTGCGGCTACTTGGGCGACCCCCAGCGCGCCTGCGGTGATCCGTGCCCACGCGCGGCGCGCTATCAGCAAAAGCTGTCCGGCCCGCTGCTCGACCGGATTGATTTGATGGTGGGCGTCAGTGCGGTGCGGCCGGCAGAGTTATTGTCGCTGCCCAGCGGGCAATCCAGCACCGACATCCGCGAACGGGTCATGGCGGCGCGGCAGCGCCAATGGCAACGGCAACCGGGGCTGAACCGCAATCTTGATCATCAAGCGCTGGCCCCGATCCTGCACCGGCACCAAGACTGGCTGACACCAGTGGGCGAGCGCTTGGGACTGTCAGCTCGCGCCACCCACCGCTTGTTGCGGGTGGCGCGGACAGTGGCGGATCTGGCGGCAGAAACCGAGGTCAACGCTCAGCACCTGCGTACGGCCTTGGCGTTCCGGCATTGGCAAGGCTGA
- a CDS encoding accessory factor UbiK family protein — MNDLPLIDRLMADISRRLPAGLGELRDEVERSVQAVLRETITRMDLVGREEFDVQQQVLLRTREKLEALERSVAALEQQSS; from the coding sequence ATGAACGACCTGCCCTTGATCGACCGCCTGATGGCGGACATCAGCCGCCGCCTGCCGGCGGGCCTTGGAGAACTGCGCGATGAAGTAGAGCGCAGCGTGCAAGCGGTGCTGCGCGAGACCATCACGCGCATGGATTTGGTTGGCCGGGAAGAATTCGACGTGCAGCAGCAAGTCCTGCTGCGCACCCGCGAAAAACTGGAAGCGCTGGAGCGCAGCGTGGCCGCGCTCGAACAACAAAGCAGCTGA